The proteins below come from a single Nocardiopsis gilva YIM 90087 genomic window:
- a CDS encoding alpha/beta hydrolase fold domain-containing protein, producing the protein MPTTTRIDATADERAAVRELLSAWPLAIADIPADADTTDLLPHTGGVPGGWVDADRRGISAGVLMYVHGGGFRFTNPDAERVLTYRLSRATGRPGLRVDFRLVPDHPFPAAIEDVTAAYRSLLDQGVPASRIILAGESSGGTLLLSSLLVLKEEGTALPGGAVAVGPLTDLTFSSPSMTANEGKDIISGVGDDSLAQDYLNGAAPDEAPQSPLFGDLRGLPPVLLAAGGDELMLDDARRFADAATAAGVDATLDIYEGMPHVFHAVILNEAIPQTGTTFLSRLSAWVDHLDSGA; encoded by the coding sequence GTGCCCACCACAACCCGAATCGACGCCACCGCCGACGAGCGAGCCGCCGTCCGCGAACTTCTCTCCGCATGGCCGCTGGCAATCGCCGACATCCCGGCCGACGCCGACACCACCGACCTTCTCCCGCACACCGGGGGCGTCCCCGGGGGCTGGGTCGACGCCGACCGCCGGGGGATATCAGCGGGCGTGCTCATGTACGTGCACGGCGGCGGGTTCCGTTTCACCAATCCCGACGCCGAACGCGTCCTGACCTACCGTCTCTCCCGCGCTACCGGCCGCCCCGGTCTGCGCGTCGACTTCCGCCTCGTCCCGGACCACCCTTTCCCGGCGGCCATCGAGGACGTGACCGCCGCCTACCGGAGCCTGCTCGACCAGGGGGTGCCGGCGTCGCGGATCATCCTGGCGGGGGAGTCGTCGGGCGGAACGCTCCTGCTGTCGTCGCTGCTGGTGCTGAAAGAGGAGGGAACCGCCCTGCCGGGCGGGGCAGTGGCGGTCGGCCCGCTGACGGACCTCACCTTCTCCAGTCCTTCGATGACGGCCAACGAGGGCAAGGACATCATCAGCGGAGTGGGCGACGACTCCCTGGCGCAGGATTACCTGAACGGTGCCGCCCCCGACGAAGCCCCGCAGTCACCCCTCTTCGGCGACCTGCGCGGACTGCCGCCCGTCCTGCTGGCGGCGGGCGGCGACGAGCTCATGCTGGACGACGCGCGTCGATTCGCTGACGCGGCGACAGCGGCCGGGGTCGACGCGACCCTCGACATCTACGAGGGCATGCCGCACGTGTTTCACGCAGTCATCCTCAACGAAGCCATCCCGCAGACGGGGACGACCTTCCTCTCCCGCCTCTCAGCGTGGGTCGACCACCTGGACAGCGGCGCGTGA
- a CDS encoding nitroreductase/quinone reductase family protein: protein MGGFFEGARLILLTTTGPKSGLRRTTPLGYLPDGGTGRKIVIASAGGAPRHPAWYHNILADPRVTVEDGVFTYTAEARVLRGEERDRMFARAVEADPGWGEYQVTADRLLPVIALEPLDGSPPDLPPGDGLKAIHDAFRRELSLVRAEIAASGAGALGAQLRVNCLTVCQGLDHHHAMEDGGMLPGLRAQHPELAPVLDRLSAEHKELERLLQDLQSRISDISGRDVDADQALADVDSLIAAVEAHLDYEEEQLIPLLNGGIS from the coding sequence GTGGGCGGGTTCTTCGAAGGCGCCCGGCTGATCCTGCTCACCACCACCGGACCAAAGAGCGGGCTCCGCCGCACCACTCCGCTGGGCTACCTGCCGGATGGGGGCACCGGGCGCAAGATCGTCATCGCCTCGGCCGGGGGCGCGCCGCGCCACCCCGCCTGGTACCACAACATCCTCGCCGACCCGCGGGTCACGGTCGAAGACGGCGTCTTCACCTACACCGCCGAGGCGCGGGTGCTGCGGGGCGAGGAGCGCGACCGCATGTTCGCCCGCGCGGTCGAAGCCGACCCGGGATGGGGCGAGTACCAGGTCACGGCCGACCGCCTGCTGCCCGTCATCGCGCTGGAGCCGCTCGACGGGAGCCCGCCGGACCTGCCGCCCGGCGACGGCCTCAAGGCGATCCACGACGCGTTTCGCAGGGAGCTGTCGCTGGTTCGGGCCGAAATAGCCGCCAGCGGGGCAGGGGCGCTCGGGGCGCAGCTGCGCGTCAACTGCCTCACGGTCTGTCAGGGGCTGGACCACCACCACGCCATGGAGGACGGCGGGATGCTTCCCGGCCTGCGGGCACAGCACCCCGAGTTGGCACCGGTCCTGGACCGGCTGAGCGCCGAGCACAAGGAACTGGAACGTCTCCTCCAGGACCTCCAGTCCCGCATCTCGGATATCTCCGGCCGCGATGTCGACGCGGATCAGGCGCTGGCCGACGTCGACAGCCTGATCGCCGCGGTGGAGGCACACCTCGACTACGAGGAAGAACAGCTGATCCCGCTGCTGAACGGCGGCATCTCCTAA